The proteins below come from a single Chryseobacterium bernardetii genomic window:
- a CDS encoding DUF3945 domain-containing protein encodes MSEETTNKQEMPEQLSDILLVLDKEKMKIQAVKSIDENGKMETVDPTKKNENQFMRVDKSGDFFSNFFSNFFSQLKNPTNFSFFKVPAPLAIEKAQEMQKQVDKPTPEGEKVMKEHEVKTEQKQENQKDMATTQTTPEKSEYRYKPEQIDWETMNNLGLSKEYLEKRNLLEPLLKGYKTNELLPIGVNLGGTILRTDARLSLQQAEDGKVVVGIHGIKKEPNLHSEFFGHKFTDEDKKNLLETGNMGRVVDLKNTKTGDLMPSIISIDRLTNDVIALRTDFIKIPDEIKGVKLDDGQKQTLMEGKPLYLEGMISTKGTEFSATVQFNADKRYVEFLFDRNNSNRQSQSNGQAQNNGQSNQQSQPQEAPKTFRGKELTDEQHKDFKAGQTVYIDGLRDKKGQPYQGYITFNAETGKTNFQFPSQVKAQIKPAEAHKTQTAVNSEGKTNEATKNINEPLKSGQQRPKNKQQQEKQEQQEKSETPAKSKGRKM; translated from the coding sequence ATGAGCGAAGAAACAACAAATAAACAGGAAATGCCCGAACAGTTATCGGACATCTTATTAGTGTTGGATAAAGAAAAAATGAAAATCCAAGCCGTAAAGAGTATAGACGAGAACGGAAAAATGGAAACCGTTGACCCCACCAAGAAAAATGAAAACCAATTTATGCGTGTGGACAAAAGCGGAGATTTCTTTTCCAATTTCTTCTCCAATTTTTTCAGCCAGTTAAAGAACCCTACCAATTTCTCATTCTTTAAAGTGCCTGCACCTCTTGCTATTGAAAAAGCACAGGAAATGCAAAAGCAGGTGGATAAGCCCACTCCTGAAGGCGAAAAAGTAATGAAAGAACACGAAGTAAAAACCGAACAGAAACAAGAAAATCAAAAAGATATGGCAACAACACAAACAACACCGGAAAAAAGCGAATACCGCTACAAACCGGAGCAGATTGATTGGGAAACAATGAACAATCTCGGATTAAGTAAGGAATACCTTGAAAAAAGGAACCTCCTTGAACCTTTATTGAAAGGCTATAAAACCAATGAACTATTACCGATAGGTGTTAACCTCGGCGGTACTATCCTCCGCACGGATGCCCGTTTGTCTTTACAGCAAGCCGAAGACGGAAAGGTTGTAGTGGGAATACACGGCATCAAAAAAGAACCTAACCTGCATTCTGAATTTTTCGGACACAAATTTACGGATGAAGACAAGAAAAACCTGCTCGAAACGGGCAATATGGGACGTGTGGTTGATTTGAAAAATACCAAAACAGGCGACCTAATGCCGTCTATTATCAGTATAGACAGGTTGACAAACGATGTAATTGCACTGCGAACGGATTTCATAAAAATTCCCGATGAAATTAAGGGTGTGAAATTGGACGATGGCCAAAAGCAAACCTTAATGGAGGGTAAACCCCTTTATTTAGAGGGTATGATTTCTACCAAAGGAACGGAATTTTCGGCAACGGTACAGTTCAATGCAGACAAGCGTTATGTTGAGTTCCTGTTTGACCGCAACAACTCCAACAGGCAAAGCCAAAGCAACGGTCAAGCCCAAAACAACGGACAAAGTAATCAGCAAAGCCAGCCGCAGGAAGCTCCAAAAACATTCAGGGGCAAAGAACTGACCGATGAACAGCATAAGGATTTCAAAGCCGGGCAAACCGTTTACATTGATGGATTGAGGGATAAAAAAGGGCAACCGTATCAGGGTTATATCACTTTCAATGCAGAAACAGGAAAAACGAACTTCCAATTTCCAAGCCAGGTTAAAGCACAGATAAAGCCTGCCGAAGCCCACAAAACGCAAACCGCCGTCAATTCAGAGGGCAAGACCAACGAAGCGACCAAAAATATCAACGAGCCTTTAAAATCGGGACAGCAAAGACCGAAAAACAAACAACAGCAGGAAAAACAAGAACAACAGGAAAAATCCGAAACACCTGCAAAGTCCAAAGGCAGAAAAATGTAG
- a CDS encoding helix-turn-helix domain-containing protein, translating to MNIDRMEFLAWMERLMGRLDILGDNIDELQKKRNSIDGEELLDNQDLLQMLKISNRSLQRYRSIGKLPYYTISGKLYYKLSDVHQFIRESFNPPSK from the coding sequence ATGAATATTGACAGAATGGAATTTTTGGCGTGGATGGAACGCCTGATGGGTCGCCTTGATATACTGGGCGATAATATAGACGAGTTGCAAAAGAAACGCAACAGCATAGATGGCGAGGAACTGCTCGATAATCAGGATTTGCTCCAAATGCTGAAAATAAGCAACCGCTCTCTGCAACGGTATCGCTCCATTGGCAAACTACCTTATTATACGATAAGTGGAAAATTATATTACAAGCTATCTGATGTACATCAGTTCATCAGAGAAAGCTTTAATCCTCCCTCAAAATGA
- a CDS encoding helix-turn-helix domain-containing protein → MKIITIEEEAWQQLNSRINAIADYLKRQEDKSYDDLWLNNHEVCQYLHISEKTLWRMRTKGEIAYSKIYGQYFYTIGAIKDMLNANAIQSSDEFVKELMAKGKSYIEKGRKLKADKK, encoded by the coding sequence ATGAAAATAATAACCATTGAAGAAGAAGCGTGGCAACAGCTCAACAGCCGTATCAATGCCATTGCCGACTATCTGAAAAGACAGGAAGATAAAAGCTATGATGACCTGTGGCTCAATAACCACGAGGTATGCCAATACCTGCACATCAGCGAAAAGACCTTATGGCGTATGCGAACCAAAGGCGAGATTGCTTATTCAAAAATCTACGGTCAGTATTTCTACACCATTGGGGCTATCAAAGATATGCTCAATGCAAATGCTATACAGAGCAGTGATGAATTTGTAAAGGAGCTTATGGCAAAAGGCAAAAGCTATATCGAAAAAGGCAGAAAGTTAAAGGCAGACAAAAAATAG
- a CDS encoding RteC domain-containing protein, giving the protein MEIVLRKLLTQIRHQEDKLSSQMMQTTEEAYQMTLFLKEMLCTIKAKVLQDGFTNEQQEIDFFKNIKPQILGKLIYYNKVFRIETTCPVSNGKIHQSYYENLLKTLKSEYKESICNEDFYRYYRTGRIDRDHSYFKLGQVNYHDGLKSGVFEIDLSFSTYYDNKIAHIIANELLYTYMLTKINPDETPDTILQNLDANKDISWTNSQNALIELIYALYASNSIAYGKIGIRKLALIFQVLFRTPLNDIHHSFHRMKTRAGSRTAFLDQLKISLEEYMDKDL; this is encoded by the coding sequence ATGGAAATCGTGTTGAGAAAATTATTGACGCAAATTCGGCATCAGGAAGATAAACTTTCTTCTCAAATGATGCAAACTACGGAAGAGGCTTACCAAATGACCTTGTTCCTGAAGGAAATGCTGTGTACCATAAAAGCAAAAGTTTTGCAGGATGGATTTACAAATGAGCAGCAAGAAATTGACTTTTTCAAGAACATTAAGCCACAAATCTTAGGAAAGCTCATTTACTATAACAAAGTCTTCCGCATCGAAACTACCTGCCCTGTGAGCAATGGCAAAATACATCAAAGCTATTATGAGAACCTATTAAAAACCCTCAAATCAGAATACAAAGAAAGCATTTGCAATGAGGATTTTTATAGGTACTATCGGACTGGCAGGATAGACCGTGACCATAGTTATTTCAAGCTCGGGCAAGTCAATTACCACGATGGATTAAAGAGTGGCGTATTTGAAATTGACCTTAGTTTTTCTACATATTATGACAACAAGATAGCACATATTATTGCCAATGAATTACTTTATACTTATATGCTTACCAAAATAAATCCCGACGAAACCCCCGACACGATTTTACAAAATTTAGATGCAAACAAGGATATTTCGTGGACAAATTCTCAAAATGCACTTATCGAACTGATATATGCTCTTTATGCTTCAAATTCCATTGCATACGGAAAAATAGGTATCCGAAAATTAGCATTGATTTTTCAAGTGCTATTCCGAACTCCCTTAAACGACATACATCACTCTTTCCACCGAATGAAAACAAGAGCAGGTTCCCGGACGGCATTTTTAGACCAGCTCAAAATATCCCTCGAAGAATATATGGATAAAGACCTTTAA
- a CDS encoding alpha/beta hydrolase family protein — MKLKCTIFILFIMACGLYGQKKPLDHSVYDNWQNIGSRKISNDGKWIAYSVDVQEGNPNLFLYSVENKTSKKFARGTKVDFTNDSRFAVFQIRPLYKDIKAVKDKKLKKNKLTKDSLAIVDVLNGQTEKIPNVKTFKIPEKAGSYIAYLLEDLKDKSADKEDGDENKEEEKNIKPLQLVVRNLLDGKSTTYDNVIRYEFSKNGKQLAFVTKKPEEKKNKKEEKDSTEEKSADKKDTDKSKPKKYALETVQVVDLQKGTVTKISEMEGDFSQLSFDEEGNQLAYVGTSSAQNDLVKLYNLYYFSFKGNKKEIITNENAQMKTNWVVSENRLPLFSKNGKQLYFGVAPRPVAKDTAMIANDHAVVDIWNYKDDYLQTVQLKELKNDLKKSYAAVMQTEKPDFFRNIDGEDLDTLRVINHGNAEFALGVTSINNRISSQWEGSTKKTYFIIDNKTGERTEIIKNLDGSVAVSPLGKFVVIFDSEKGQWFSYNVKTKQTVPLTKGLPVSFVDEEFDMPDFPSPYGLATWTDNDESVIIRDRYDLWEFFLNGSKKPRNITNGYGRKNKITFDTYELDKDIKSLNRKSSIYLSAFDNASKANGIFKTSIQSNADPVKIQMENVWGYSSLQKAKNAEEYILVKESYTDSPNIFSTSDFSKQEKLSNTNPQQALYNWGTDELVHWTTPKGNTSTGVLFKPEDFDPNKKYPMIVYFYEKLSDNLNRYVAPSPTPSRLNISYFVSNGYQVFTPDISYTDGFPGESAMEYINSGVEKLKQNSWVDGTKIGIQGQSWGGYQVAYLITHTDMYAAAWSGAPVVNMTSAYGGIRWGSGMNRQFQYEKSQSRLGKNLWEAPDLYIKNSPLFTIDKVKTPVAIMSNDQDGAVPWYQGIEMFTALRRLGKPAWLLNYNGDDHNLIKRQNRKDIQIREQQFFDHYLKGAKAPAWMTKGIPATQKGKDWGFELTDDKP; from the coding sequence ATGAAGTTGAAATGTACAATTTTTATTCTGTTCATAATGGCTTGTGGCCTGTATGGGCAGAAGAAACCTTTAGACCATTCTGTCTATGATAATTGGCAAAATATCGGTTCGAGAAAAATCTCAAATGATGGAAAATGGATCGCCTATTCAGTGGATGTTCAGGAAGGGAATCCTAATCTTTTTTTATATTCCGTAGAGAATAAAACTTCAAAGAAGTTTGCAAGGGGAACAAAAGTAGATTTTACGAATGATTCCCGATTTGCTGTTTTTCAGATCCGTCCGCTGTATAAAGATATAAAAGCCGTAAAAGATAAAAAGCTTAAAAAAAATAAACTTACCAAAGACAGCCTTGCTATTGTTGATGTTTTAAATGGCCAAACTGAGAAAATTCCTAACGTAAAAACATTTAAAATTCCTGAAAAAGCAGGTTCTTATATTGCCTATCTTCTGGAAGATTTAAAAGATAAATCTGCAGATAAAGAAGATGGTGATGAAAATAAAGAGGAAGAGAAAAATATAAAGCCTCTACAGTTGGTTGTACGTAATCTTCTGGATGGAAAGAGCACAACGTATGATAATGTAATCCGTTATGAGTTCAGTAAAAATGGAAAGCAGCTTGCTTTTGTAACAAAGAAACCGGAAGAGAAAAAGAATAAAAAAGAGGAAAAAGATTCAACGGAAGAAAAGTCTGCGGATAAAAAGGATACAGACAAATCTAAACCAAAGAAGTATGCTCTTGAAACGGTTCAGGTGGTAGATCTGCAGAAAGGAACTGTTACTAAAATTTCCGAAATGGAAGGTGATTTTTCACAGCTGTCTTTTGATGAAGAAGGAAACCAATTGGCCTATGTGGGAACTTCTTCTGCACAGAATGATCTGGTAAAGCTTTATAATTTATATTACTTTAGTTTTAAAGGAAATAAAAAAGAAATCATAACCAATGAAAACGCCCAAATGAAAACGAATTGGGTAGTTTCCGAAAATCGTTTACCTCTGTTCAGTAAAAACGGGAAGCAATTATATTTTGGCGTTGCTCCAAGACCTGTTGCAAAAGACACTGCAATGATTGCGAATGATCATGCTGTGGTAGATATCTGGAATTACAAAGATGATTATCTGCAAACCGTACAGCTAAAAGAATTGAAAAATGACCTGAAAAAATCTTACGCCGCAGTAATGCAGACGGAAAAGCCTGATTTTTTTAGAAATATTGATGGTGAAGATTTAGATACTTTAAGAGTGATAAACCACGGGAATGCTGAATTTGCATTAGGAGTTACCAGTATAAATAACCGTATTTCTTCGCAATGGGAAGGCTCAACAAAGAAGACCTATTTTATCATTGATAATAAAACCGGGGAAAGAACAGAAATTATTAAAAATTTAGATGGTTCAGTGGCTGTTTCTCCGCTGGGTAAATTTGTTGTGATCTTTGACAGTGAAAAAGGGCAGTGGTTCAGCTACAATGTGAAGACAAAACAAACAGTGCCACTGACTAAAGGTTTACCGGTTTCCTTTGTAGACGAGGAGTTTGATATGCCAGATTTTCCAAGCCCTTACGGACTCGCAACATGGACGGATAATGATGAGTCTGTTATTATCAGAGACCGTTATGATCTTTGGGAATTTTTCCTGAACGGATCAAAAAAGCCAAGAAATATTACGAATGGATATGGGCGTAAAAATAAAATAACATTTGATACTTACGAACTGGATAAAGATATTAAAAGTTTAAACCGAAAGTCTTCTATCTACTTATCAGCATTTGATAATGCATCTAAGGCCAACGGAATCTTTAAAACATCTATTCAATCCAATGCTGACCCCGTAAAAATTCAAATGGAAAATGTTTGGGGGTATAGCAGCCTTCAAAAAGCAAAAAATGCAGAGGAATATATTCTGGTAAAAGAATCATACACAGATTCTCCTAATATTTTTTCAACATCAGATTTTTCAAAACAGGAAAAGTTAAGCAATACCAATCCACAACAAGCTCTCTACAATTGGGGAACAGATGAATTGGTACACTGGACAACACCAAAGGGAAATACCTCTACTGGAGTTTTATTCAAGCCGGAAGATTTTGATCCGAATAAAAAGTATCCTATGATTGTCTATTTCTATGAAAAGCTTTCTGATAACCTAAACAGGTATGTGGCTCCTTCGCCAACTCCTTCAAGGCTAAATATCTCTTATTTTGTGAGCAACGGATATCAGGTTTTTACCCCTGATATTTCTTACACAGATGGTTTCCCTGGAGAATCTGCGATGGAGTATATTAATTCCGGAGTTGAAAAGTTAAAGCAAAATTCTTGGGTAGATGGCACTAAGATCGGAATTCAGGGGCAAAGCTGGGGTGGTTATCAGGTAGCTTATCTTATTACCCATACTGACATGTATGCCGCAGCATGGAGTGGTGCTCCTGTTGTAAATATGACTTCCGCTTATGGTGGAATCCGATGGGGTTCAGGAATGAACAGACAGTTTCAGTATGAAAAATCACAGAGTAGATTAGGAAAGAATCTATGGGAAGCACCGGATCTTTATATTAAAAATTCACCGCTTTTTACAATTGATAAAGTAAAAACTCCGGTAGCCATTATGAGCAACGATCAGGATGGAGCAGTGCCATGGTATCAGGGGATCGAAATGTTTACAGCATTACGCCGTCTTGGAAAACCTGCATGGCTCCTGAATTATAATGGTGATGACCATAACCTCATCAAACGCCAGAACAGAAAAGATATTCAAATTCGTGAACAGCAGTTTTTCGATCACTATCTTAAAGGGGCTAAAGCTCCGGCCTGGATGACGAAGGGAATTCCGGCCACCCAAAAAGGAAAGGATTGGGGATTTGAGTTAACGGATGATAAACCTTAA
- the htpG gene encoding molecular chaperone HtpG, whose translation MTKGNINVSVENIFPLIKKFLYSDHEIFLRELISNATDATLKLKHLTSIGEAKVEYGNPKLEVKIDKEQKTLRIIDQGIGMTGEEVEKYINQVAFSGAEEFLEKYKDTAKDSGIIGHFGLGFYSAFMVAEKVEILTKSYKDEPAVRWICDGSPEFTLEETTDKTDRGTEIILHIAEDSVEFLEEGKIRELLLKYNKFMPVPIKFGTKTHTLPLPEDAPEDAVAETEEVDNIINNPTPAWTIAPSDLTNEDYMKFYHELYPMQFEEPLFHIHLNVDYPFNLTGVLFFPKLSNNLNIEKDKIQLYQNQVFVTDEVKGIVPDFLMLLRGVIDSPDIPLNVSRSYLQADGAVKKISSYITKKVADKMASLINENREDYEQKWNDIKVVIEYGIVTEEKFAEKADKFTLYPTTDGKYFLWNELVDKIKPTQTDKDNKLVVLYATNADEQHSYIQSAKDKGYEVLLLDSPIISHVIQKLETTKENISFARVDADHINNLIKKDEPVISKLNDTEKESLKKNVEEAIKDSKFTVQLEDLDSNDAPFTITQPEFMRRMKEMQATGGGGMFGMGGFPEMYNLVVNSNSELSNQILKTENTEEKESLIKYALDLAKLSQNLLKGKDLTDFIQRSYKQLEK comes from the coding sequence ATGACGAAAGGAAATATTAATGTATCGGTGGAAAATATTTTCCCACTTATTAAAAAGTTTCTTTACAGTGACCACGAAATATTCTTAAGAGAGCTGATTTCTAATGCTACAGATGCTACTCTGAAACTGAAACATTTAACAAGTATTGGCGAAGCAAAAGTAGAATACGGGAATCCGAAACTTGAGGTTAAGATTGATAAAGAACAGAAAACACTGCGTATTATAGACCAAGGTATCGGTATGACCGGTGAAGAGGTTGAAAAATACATCAACCAGGTTGCTTTCTCAGGAGCTGAAGAGTTTCTGGAAAAATATAAAGATACAGCAAAGGATTCAGGAATTATCGGACACTTTGGTCTTGGTTTCTACTCTGCCTTCATGGTAGCAGAAAAAGTAGAAATTCTTACAAAATCCTATAAAGACGAGCCTGCTGTAAGATGGATCTGCGACGGAAGCCCGGAATTCACTCTTGAAGAAACTACTGATAAAACAGACAGAGGAACGGAAATCATTCTACATATTGCAGAAGACTCTGTAGAATTTTTGGAAGAAGGAAAAATCCGTGAACTTTTATTAAAATATAACAAGTTCATGCCTGTTCCTATCAAATTTGGAACAAAAACGCATACTCTTCCTTTACCGGAAGACGCTCCGGAAGATGCTGTTGCTGAAACTGAAGAAGTAGATAACATCATCAACAACCCTACTCCGGCATGGACAATTGCTCCAAGTGATCTTACCAATGAGGATTATATGAAGTTCTACCACGAACTGTATCCAATGCAGTTTGAGGAACCTTTATTCCACATTCACCTGAATGTAGATTATCCTTTCAACCTTACCGGTGTTTTATTCTTCCCGAAATTAAGCAATAACTTAAACATTGAAAAAGATAAAATCCAGCTATATCAGAACCAGGTATTCGTAACGGATGAAGTAAAAGGTATTGTTCCGGACTTCCTGATGCTTCTGAGAGGGGTAATTGATTCCCCTGATATTCCATTGAATGTATCCCGTTCTTACCTTCAGGCAGATGGTGCTGTAAAGAAAATCTCTTCTTACATCACGAAGAAAGTAGCTGATAAAATGGCTTCTTTAATCAATGAAAACCGTGAAGACTACGAGCAGAAATGGAATGATATTAAAGTAGTAATTGAATACGGAATTGTTACAGAAGAGAAATTTGCTGAAAAGGCTGATAAATTTACTTTATACCCTACAACAGATGGGAAATACTTCCTTTGGAATGAACTGGTAGACAAAATCAAACCTACTCAAACTGATAAGGACAATAAGCTTGTAGTTCTTTACGCTACCAATGCTGATGAGCAACACAGCTATATCCAATCTGCAAAAGATAAAGGATATGAAGTGCTGTTATTAGATTCTCCAATCATTTCACACGTTATCCAAAAACTGGAAACTACAAAGGAAAACATTTCATTTGCAAGAGTAGATGCAGATCACATCAACAATCTTATCAAGAAAGATGAGCCTGTTATTTCAAAACTAAATGATACTGAAAAGGAATCGTTGAAAAAGAATGTAGAAGAAGCAATCAAAGATTCTAAATTTACAGTTCAGCTTGAAGATCTGGACAGCAATGATGCTCCATTTACGATCACCCAGCCAGAGTTCATGAGAAGAATGAAAGAAATGCAGGCTACCGGTGGTGGCGGCATGTTCGGAATGGGTGGCTTCCCGGAAATGTACAACCTGGTAGTAAACTCCAACAGTGAACTTTCTAATCAGATCTTAAAAACTGAGAATACTGAGGAAAAGGAAAGCTTAATCAAATATGCTTTAGACCTGGCCAAGTTATCTCAAAATCTACTGAAAGGGAAAGACCTGACAGATTTTATACAGCGAAGCTATAAGCAACTTGAAAAATAA
- a CDS encoding helix-turn-helix transcriptional regulator: protein MQKEKLRLIRKQKGYTQQQVADFIATDVSNYSRKESGDVRIVKEEWDKLARFLDVPLDEIYEEEEATIVVNNDHPIFNDQSAGGINNQNQYNNIPGSIIENLQGYIALLKEENARLKEELKNSQSPSRAKK from the coding sequence ATGCAAAAAGAAAAATTACGTCTTATCAGAAAGCAAAAAGGATATACTCAGCAGCAGGTAGCAGATTTTATCGCTACAGATGTATCTAATTATAGCAGAAAAGAAAGTGGTGATGTAAGAATTGTAAAAGAAGAATGGGATAAACTTGCCCGTTTCTTAGACGTACCGCTTGACGAAATTTACGAAGAAGAGGAAGCAACAATAGTTGTTAATAATGACCATCCTATATTCAATGACCAATCTGCAGGCGGTATTAACAATCAGAATCAATATAATAATATTCCGGGATCTATTATTGAAAACCTACAAGGATATATTGCTTTATTAAAGGAAGAAAATGCAAGGCTGAAAGAGGAATTAAAAAATTCCCAGAGTCCTTCAAGAGCTAAGAAATAA
- a CDS encoding MGMT family protein encodes MDAIFKQQVYEVAKLIPKGRVSTYGAIAKAVGYPNHSRHVGKAMGGCPEDVPAHRVISSSGTLSVPEFQKRLEEEGITVENLRIKGFKKLFWDPMNEL; translated from the coding sequence ATGGACGCAATTTTCAAACAACAGGTATATGAAGTAGCCAAACTTATTCCCAAGGGAAGAGTTTCTACATACGGTGCTATAGCTAAGGCAGTAGGTTATCCCAATCATTCCCGTCATGTAGGAAAAGCAATGGGGGGTTGTCCTGAAGATGTGCCTGCACACCGTGTTATTTCCAGTTCAGGAACCTTATCTGTTCCTGAGTTCCAGAAGAGATTGGAAGAGGAAGGAATTACGGTAGAAAATCTAAGAATAAAAGGCTTTAAAAAGCTGTTCTGGGATCCAATGAATGAGTTATAG
- a CDS encoding deoxyhypusine synthase family protein codes for MSKPITEFIEKYYLHFNAAALVDASKGYVAHLKDGGKMMITLAGAMSTAELGKILAEMIRQGKVDFISCTGANLEEDLMNLVAHTHYERVPHYRDLTPQEEWDLLERGLNRVTDTCIPEEEAFRRLQKHIVEIWKDAEAKGERYFPHEYMYKMILSGVLEQYYEIPRENSWMIAAAEANLPIVVPGWEDSTMGNIFASYCIKGELKATTMKSGIEYMTYLADWYTKNSGGKGVGFFQIGGGIAGDFPICVVPMLYQDMEMHDIPFWSYFCQISDSTTSYGSYSGAVPNEKITWGKLDITTPKFIVESDATICAPLMFSYILENA; via the coding sequence ATGAGCAAACCGATAACTGAATTCATAGAAAAGTATTACCTGCACTTCAACGCAGCTGCATTGGTGGATGCTTCTAAAGGATATGTTGCACATCTTAAAGATGGCGGAAAAATGATGATTACTTTGGCAGGAGCAATGTCTACTGCTGAGCTGGGGAAGATTCTTGCAGAAATGATCCGTCAGGGGAAAGTAGATTTTATCTCTTGTACAGGAGCTAACCTTGAAGAAGATTTAATGAACCTTGTAGCACACACTCACTATGAAAGAGTTCCCCACTACAGAGATCTTACACCGCAGGAAGAATGGGATCTGTTGGAAAGAGGACTGAACAGAGTTACGGATACCTGTATTCCTGAAGAAGAAGCTTTCAGAAGATTACAGAAGCATATTGTGGAAATCTGGAAAGATGCAGAAGCTAAAGGAGAAAGATATTTCCCACACGAATATATGTACAAAATGATCCTTTCAGGAGTATTGGAGCAGTATTACGAAATTCCTAGAGAAAACTCTTGGATGATTGCTGCTGCTGAAGCAAACTTACCAATTGTAGTTCCAGGATGGGAAGACTCTACAATGGGTAATATCTTCGCGTCTTACTGTATCAAAGGAGAGCTTAAAGCCACTACAATGAAATCAGGGATCGAATATATGACTTACCTTGCAGACTGGTATACTAAAAACTCAGGTGGAAAAGGAGTTGGATTCTTCCAGATTGGTGGAGGTATTGCAGGAGATTTCCCTATCTGTGTGGTACCAATGTTATATCAGGATATGGAAATGCATGACATCCCTTTCTGGTCTTATTTCTGCCAGATCTCTGATTCTACTACATCTTACGGTTCATATTCAGGAGCAGTTCCAAATGAGAAAATCACTTGGGGGAAATTAGATATCACTACACCGAAATTTATCGTTGAAAGTGACGCAACTATCTGTGCACCGTTAATGTTCTCTTATATCCTTGAGAATGCATAA
- a CDS encoding GreA/GreB family elongation factor, whose translation MSDHITVTTGIYDAIKDTLRRKKVSIGEEKRLTEELRKAKQVLRRDLPEDIVTVNRKVTLKDHTLDFEHEYIFVPSTKEKLKKNKHSILSNIALAVVGYKVGDIIDWPFKEGNRKIEIVKVEAWEG comes from the coding sequence ATGTCTGATCATATTACAGTAACCACAGGAATTTATGATGCCATAAAAGATACTCTCAGAAGAAAAAAAGTAAGCATCGGAGAAGAGAAAAGATTAACTGAAGAGCTGAGAAAAGCAAAGCAGGTACTCAGAAGAGACCTGCCTGAAGATATTGTAACAGTGAACAGAAAAGTGACTTTGAAAGATCATACACTGGATTTTGAGCACGAATATATTTTTGTACCCTCTACCAAAGAAAAACTTAAGAAAAATAAACACTCTATCCTTTCAAATATTGCTTTAGCAGTGGTTGGATATAAAGTAGGAGATATCATCGACTGGCCTTTTAAAGAAGGAAACAGAAAAATTGAAATTGTAAAAGTGGAAGCCTGGGAAGGATAA
- a CDS encoding porin family protein: MIKKLMLMGAISTCLFSSAQKFSFVPSVGYAWRVAETPSGLSKQEKDYIKGLKSGLHFDLSAYYHINKVGIGLKFSNYNASSNGMIAVNNSQRGTIYVPLSTTDNITFIGTSIMYSNYNDPTKHKLFFDGSLGIISYTTKTGNIKGTGSSLGLDAGFGYQYALSKNIFIGPKLSMTAGTLTKMKINGTTVELGDAKEGLTRVSLSGVATFNF, translated from the coding sequence GAGCTATTTCGACTTGTTTATTTTCTTCTGCCCAAAAATTTTCATTTGTTCCTTCTGTAGGATATGCATGGAGAGTTGCTGAAACTCCTTCAGGACTTTCAAAACAGGAAAAAGATTATATCAAAGGATTAAAAAGCGGGCTTCACTTTGACCTTTCTGCTTATTATCACATCAATAAGGTGGGAATCGGACTAAAGTTTTCGAATTACAATGCATCAAGCAATGGAATGATAGCTGTCAATAATTCTCAAAGGGGTACCATCTACGTGCCTTTAAGTACAACAGATAATATTACTTTTATTGGGACTTCTATCATGTATTCCAATTATAATGATCCAACAAAACATAAGTTGTTTTTTGATGGTTCATTAGGGATTATTTCTTATACAACAAAAACAGGTAATATAAAAGGAACCGGATCCAGCCTGGGATTGGATGCTGGTTTTGGATATCAATACGCTTTGTCTAAAAATATTTTTATAGGGCCTAAATTAAGTATGACAGCAGGAACATTAACCAAAATGAAAATTAATGGGACAACAGTTGAGTTAGGCGATGCAAAAGAAGGGTTAACCAGAGTTTCTTTAAGCGGAGTTGCTACATTTAATTTTTAA